The Flavobacterium sp. 140616W15 sequence TTCTGATTTTCTTCCTATTTTTATTTTAGGATTATCTTTGGTTCCTTTGATTATTAACGGAATTCCCAAAATTCCTAATGGAGGTAAACCTAATCTCATTTTAATATTTAGTTTACCATCTAAACTAGTTGTTCCTTCTATTCTTGGTCTGAAACCTGCAAATTTGAATTTGAATCGTTCTAGAGTAATTATATTGTTTTTGATGCTACTCTTAATATCAACCTTGGTTATTTGAGGATTTCTAATTGCTTCATGACTAGTTGTTTTGCTTACAGCATTGAACATTTTCATCCCATAGAGTTTGATATCTTTTACAGAAATTACACCTTCACCAACTAATGAAGGGTAAACAGGCTCCATCTTAGCATTAAGTCTTCCTTTTAGCTTGTAATCTAGCGAAACGGTTCCCTGTGCTTTTTCTGCTGCACTAGCCATTTTTCTAAATATCTCAATTTCATTGTAAGCCTTTTTAACGTCAAAATCTGTTGCTTTGATAGTATAGTCGAATAGAGCTTTTTTCATTGTTTGAGCTTGATACGTTGCATCCATGCTTACTTCGCAGCCTATTAGATTGAAACCAGTATTTTGCATGGTTAAAATCCCTTTATTCATTTTAAGATTTCCCTTTGCGTTATTTAATGCAAGTTTGTTGAAATTTACCTTCTGTGCATTTGCTTGAAATTGTAAATTGAAATTCTTCGGAATTATAATGACTCCAGTTTCAGTTACTTCTATTTTTGATGCTTCAGTATTTGTACTAGGAGCTGTAGTTGTATTGCTTGTCTCGGTAGTTGTACTCGACATAAATTCATCAGCATTGATGTACTTTGAATTTATAGCAAATGATCCTTTTAAGACCCCAGTTTTGGTTGTCATGAAATTAAAGACATTTTGTAGATATCCATTCATTTTAAAATCTGATTGACCATAAGTTGACATAAAGTTTTTGAAAAACATTTTGTCTTGGTTTATTTTAAAAAGACCTTCTTTAATAATAAACTTCTTAGGAAGGTATTCAGATACAATTCCGATATTCTTAATTTCTAGTGTTCCTTTATTATTGAGTTTGCTATAGTTTCCTTTTTCAGCATCACTTTGTTTTCCTTTCAAAACTAAATCGGCTTTAATTGAGCCATCTAGATCTAATCCTTTTTGAGAAAAAACTCTATATATTTTGCTTATATCTAATTCTCCTTTAGCTTTAATGTCATAAGTAAGATCGTTAAAATTGCTTAAGTTGGCATTAATAAAAAAGGGTTTTCCTTCAAAGGTTATTTGTGCTGGTGATAATTTGACTTTCAAATCATCAAAAGTTCCTTTTTGATTATTAATCTCAGAAACAATTGTTATGTCTGTAATTGGGTTTGGATAATATTTTGTTTTTAAAAATCCATTTTTCAAGTTAATTGTTCCAGAAGTTACTGGGAAGAGTTTATTTTTTAAATCAAAAACTCCTTTTGCTTTAATATCTCCAATAAGATTTCCTTTTAATTCTATGTCAGGAATTCCAAATGCCTGAGTTAATTTTCCTAAATCTATCTGGCTGTTTAGGTCAATGTCTACTTCAGGAGTATCTACCCCTTTTACATAAAATTTAGATTTTAAATGGTCTTTATTTATGTTTAAGGCTAGGTTTTTTGCATCAACAATTAAAAGGTCTGGATTTAGCGAAGGTAATTTCGTATTTATATCTAGATTTAAATTTGAAACAGGAAAAGAACTTTTATTATAGTTTACATAACCATCATTTATTTTTAAATCAACGTTTAAATCTGGAGCAATGTTCTGTGATGCAATATATTTACCTTTTAAGGTAAGTAATAGATTTGTATTCCCTTTTAAATCAGTTTTTGATAACCAGGTAATGAATTTAGGAGGGAATGCTGTAAAGACATCATGTAATTGACTGTTATCTGATTTTATAATAAAATCAATATTATAACCATCTTTTAAAAAGTCAAATTTTCCTTTAAAATCAACTATTAGTTGATTTATCTTTAAATTGTTTTGTTCGAAAAGGAAAGATAAAGAGTTTACATTTACTTTTGTAATTAAGTCAGCATCTACCTTTTTGTTCATTAAATAAGGTTCATTTTCGTATAAGATGTTAAGTTTTTCGATTCTAGCTTTTGAATATAAGTCGAAGATATCTTTACTTAAATCTCCCTTTCCAGAATAATTAAATCCAAAAACATCTAGATGTACCTTGGTTGATTGATCATCATAGACTATCTTACTATTGATGATTTCAATTTTTTCTAATTTTAAAGAAGTATCATCACTATTATCTTTTGCTTTTTCTGCTTCAGCTTCAGATGATTTATAAACGTTATAATTTGCTTCACCGTTTTTATTAACTTTTACATTGATAAAAGAATTAGATAGATATATTTGGTCTATGCTAACAGTTTCTCCAAAAAGTAAACTACTTATGTTAATACCAAAAGAAACTTCTTTAGCAGTAACAAAGTTTTCTTTTTGAAATGGAGCAGATCCATTTAATTTTAAATCATTTAAAGTTAAAGTTAATGATGGAAAATGATGAAAGAAGGAAATGTTAGCATCTGAATAATTTAGTTCAGCATTAAGTTTTTTGTTTGCTGTTTTCTTTATCTCTTCTTTTATTTTATCCGAAAAAACATAAGGCGTTATAAAAAGTAGCGCTAAAATAACGACTAGCACTATTCCAATATATTTTACTATTCTATATAAAATGGATTTTATATTCCCTTTTGTCATAAGTATAATTATTAGTTGTTTTTATCCGTGTACAGTTTCGCTTTTTCCATAATTAGTAATGATAGAACCTTCGTATTCAATCCATTCTTTCCAACGTTTATCGATGTCTATATTATCGGTATATTTTCGGGCAAATCCTAAAAAAGTAGTATAATGTCCTGCTTCCGAAATCATTAAATCACGATAAAATGTTGCCAATTCCTGGTCTTTTATGTTTTCTGAAAGGACTTTAAAGCGTTCACAACTTCTAGCTTCAATCATGGCCGAAAATAATAGGCGATCACAAAGGGCATCTTTTCTACTGCCGTCTTTTTTCATGAATTTAAAAAGCTCATTTACATAATGGTCTTTTCTTTCGCGACCAAGTGTCAAACCTCTTTTCTTGATAATGTCATGTACCATTTGTAAATGCTCTAATTCTTCTCTGGCAATAATTAACATTTCTGTTACTAATTCCTCTAATTCTGAATTGTATGTTACTAAACTAATTGCGTTTGAAGCCGCTTTTTGCTCACACCATGCATGGTCGGTAAGAATTTCTTCGATATTCGATTCG is a genomic window containing:
- a CDS encoding AsmA-like C-terminal region-containing protein; its protein translation is MTKGNIKSILYRIVKYIGIVLVVILALLFITPYVFSDKIKEEIKKTANKKLNAELNYSDANISFFHHFPSLTLTLNDLKLNGSAPFQKENFVTAKEVSFGINISSLLFGETVSIDQIYLSNSFINVKVNKNGEANYNVYKSSEAEAEKAKDNSDDTSLKLEKIEIINSKIVYDDQSTKVHLDVFGFNYSGKGDLSKDIFDLYSKARIEKLNILYENEPYLMNKKVDADLITKVNVNSLSFLFEQNNLKINQLIVDFKGKFDFLKDGYNIDFIIKSDNSQLHDVFTAFPPKFITWLSKTDLKGNTNLLLTLKGKYIASQNIAPDLNVDLKINDGYVNYNKSSFPVSNLNLDINTKLPSLNPDLLIVDAKNLALNINKDHLKSKFYVKGVDTPEVDIDLNSQIDLGKLTQAFGIPDIELKGNLIGDIKAKGVFDLKNKLFPVTSGTINLKNGFLKTKYYPNPITDITIVSEINNQKGTFDDLKVKLSPAQITFEGKPFFINANLSNFNDLTYDIKAKGELDISKIYRVFSQKGLDLDGSIKADLVLKGKQSDAEKGNYSKLNNKGTLEIKNIGIVSEYLPKKFIIKEGLFKINQDKMFFKNFMSTYGQSDFKMNGYLQNVFNFMTTKTGVLKGSFAINSKYINADEFMSSTTTETSNTTTAPSTNTEASKIEVTETGVIIIPKNFNLQFQANAQKVNFNKLALNNAKGNLKMNKGILTMQNTGFNLIGCEVSMDATYQAQTMKKALFDYTIKATDFDVKKAYNEIEIFRKMASAAEKAQGTVSLDYKLKGRLNAKMEPVYPSLVGEGVISVKDIKLYGMKMFNAVSKTTSHEAIRNPQITKVDIKSSIKNNIITLERFKFKFAGFRPRIEGTTSLDGKLNIKMRLGLPPLGILGIPLIIKGTKDNPKIKIGRKSEDLEETQDTED
- a CDS encoding tRNA-(ms[2]io[6]A)-hydroxylase; this translates as MLGLKLATDPRWVNIVESNIEEILTDHAWCEQKAASNAISLVTYNSELEELVTEMLIIAREELEHLQMVHDIIKKRGLTLGRERKDHYVNELFKFMKKDGSRKDALCDRLLFSAMIEARSCERFKVLSENIKDQELATFYRDLMISEAGHYTTFLGFARKYTDNIDIDKRWKEWIEYEGSIITNYGKSETVHG